A region of the Chryseobacterium cucumeris genome:
TTCTCATGAAAGACTTGCCATTGTAGATCCAACTTCTGGGAAACAACCTTTATTTACGAAAGACGGAAAAGTAGTATTAGCCGTAAACGGTGAAATCTACAACCATAGAGAATTAAAAGTAGAATTTCCTGATTATGAGTTTCAGACTCAGTCGGACTGTGAGGTGATCCTTGCACTATACAGAAAATATGGAAAAGATTTCGTAGAGAAACTCAACGGAATTTTTGCCTTCGCTTTATATGATACTGAAAATGATGTTTATCTTATTGCCCGCGATCATATGGGAATCTGCCCGCTTTATCAGGGTTGGGACAAAAACGGAAACTATTATGTCGCTTCAGAATTAAAAGCTCTTGAAGGGGTATGTAAAAAAATAGAAACATTCCTGCCCGGTCATTTCGTTTACAGCAAAGATGGCGCTGAGCTTCAGCAATGGTACACAAGAGACTGGGACAGCTTTGATCATGTAAAAGACAATGAAACTGATATTTCAAAACTGAGAAAAGGTCTAGAAGATGCCGTTCACAGACAACTGATGAGTGATGTTCCTTATGGAGTACTTCTTTCGGGAGGTTTAGATTCATCGGTCATTTCCGCTATTACTGCAAAATTTGCCCGCCAGAGAATTGAAAGCGGCGATACACAGGAAGCGTGGTATCCGAGACTTCACAGTTTCGCCGTAGGATTGGTTGGTTCTCCCGATCTGGCAGCAGCTCAGAAAGCTGCAGAACACATCGGATCTGTACACCATGAGGTTAACTTTACCGTACAGGAAGGACTGGACGCTGTACGTGACGTTATTTACCACCTTGAAACCTATGATGTTACCACCATCAGAGCATCCACCCCAATGTACCTTTTAGCAAGAGTGATCAAATCTATGGGGATTAAAATGGTTCTTTCAGGAGAAGGTTCTGATGAATTGTTCGGCGGCTATTTGTATTTCCATAAGGCGCCTGATGCAAAAGAATTCCACGATGAAACAGTGAGAAAACTGGGCAAACTTCACCTTTATGACTGTTTAAGAGCCAACAAAGCGTTGATGAGCTGGGGAATTGAAGGAAGAGTTCCTTTCCTTGACAAAGAATTCATGGATATTGCAATGACGATTAACCCTCAGGATAAAATGATCAGTACTGCTGAAGGAAAAATTGAAAAATGGGTATTGAGAAAAGCTTTTGAAGACCTTCTTCCAGATTCTATTGTCTGGAGACAGAAAGAACAGTTCTCGGATGGTGTGGGATATTCATGGATAGATACCTTAAAAGAGGTAGCTGAAAGAGAAGTAACAGACGAAATGATGGCGAATGCAAGATTCAGATTCCCGCTAAACACACCTCAGAACAAAGAAGAATACCGATACAGAACTATTTTTGAAGAACATTTCCCGAGTGAAACTGCAGCTGCTACCGTTCCATCAGTTCCTTCTGTTGCATGCTCCACTCCTATTGCTCTGGAATGGGATGAAGCGTTCAAAAAAATGAATGATCCAAGTGGAAGAGCGGTGAAGGTACATGAAACTTCATATTAGGAAGGGATGATGAATAGTCAATCGTCAATTCGCTTCGCTTGTCAATTTGTTGCGGGATTCGGGTTACGGGATTACAGGTTTATTATTCACTTGCAAAGCAAAATTCACTAATGACATGTATATTTTTCACATTCAAACGTATAACTCCTTCTGTTATAATTTATCAATCCTGTAGCAATACAGGATTTTTTCTTGAATTAACAATAACAATATGGCATAATTTAACTCACAATCCAAAATAATATCTAATAAATAATTATATTTGGAAAACGAAAATATCAATTATAAAAAAATGAGAAGAAACCTTACTGTTTTATTTGCCTTATTAGCGATTAGTTTTGCTTTTGGACAAGGGAAATATGGCAAATATCTGAATTCAAAGAAGCTTGCTTTGGCTTATAAGAGTGTGAAAGACCAGGATAAGGATGACTACTATCAACAATTCTACTGGCTGGTAAAAGCAGAGCAACTGAAAACTTATCCTCACCTTAAAGATATAAAACCTGTCGTTTTATATGAATTTGTAAAATACGTAAACCCTCAGAATCCGACCAAAAAACTGGATGCAAGAGGCAAAGAACTGAGAGCAACTGCAGAATTATCATTAAATCAATATTTTAAAAATAAAAAATTTGAAAACAATTCTGTATTAATGTACAATCTTGAAACGTATGTAGATCCTTCAAAAGGGCAATATTATACTAAGGTTGATCCGGAAAAAATCAAAGAGCTTGTACCAAAGGAATTATTTGCTTTCAACTCGTTCAACAGAAATATAGGAGAAGAAAAAACCTATTATCTCTGGATTGACAAGAAAAAAGATGATCTTAATATTGTAGATATCATTCCTAGCGAAAAAGAAGACAAAGCTTTTTATACCAGATTAAGACAATATCTTCCAAGCTATAAATTCTCAAAATATGTTCCTACTGTAAAAAAAGGGAACAAGTCTGACAAAACGGATATCGAATATTATTATATCATGCCTTTTGAACAGAATACCGATAACATCGAATACAAAACAAAGGATTTCAAAACTTTCACTTTAAGCCAGTACAGAAAAGCCGGTGATGAATGGAAAGGAGTAGAAAAGCCTAGAAAATAAATCAAAAAGTCCTGTGAAATTTCACAGGACTTTTTTAATTTTATATAGATTTCTTTATCTAAGAATCAAAACGCTTAGAGTAAGCGGTTCTTCAAATCAAATAAGTCTGGGGATTTTTTATAACCCAGCCGGTACAAAATGACAGAAGCAAATACACAACAGACCTCCGTAAAAAAAATACTTCCCTTAATTCTGGCCACTGCTATTTTCATGCAAATGCTGGATTCCACGATTCTGAATACTTCCCTGCCTGCTATTGCAAAAGATCTGAATGAATCTCCCCTCAATATGCAGAACGCTATCATCAGTTATGTTCTGACCCTTGCTGTTTTTATGCCCGCCAGCGGATTTCTTGCCGACCGGTTTGGAACAAAAAAAATATTTATATTTTCTCTGGTATTATTCAGTCTGGGCTCGCTATTTTGTTCTTTGTCTCAAAACCTCACCCATCTTGTTATTTCAAGGGTCGTTCAGGGAGTTGGAGGAAGCCTGATGACTCCTGTCGGAAAACTGGCACTCATTAAAACATTTGATAAAAACGAACTGCTCAAAGCCATGAACTTTGCCATCATTCCTGCTCTTATCGGACCTGTATTGGGACCATTGGTCGGAGGTTATATGGTAGATTATCTTTCATGGCACTGGATATTCCTGATCAATATTCCGATTGGAGTTCTGGGAATTCTTTTAGGATTAAAATTCATGCCCAATTATAAATCCGATGATGTTGATTTTGATTTAAAGGGTTTCCTGATTTTTGCCGCAGCCTCTCTCCTGCTTTCTGTTTCACTGGAACTTTTCGGAGACATTCAGAATATCACACCTGTCTTATTGGTATTTATCATGGGATTTTTGTTCCTGTACTATTATTATAAACATGCAAAAAGAGGCGGAAATCCTATTTTCCCATTAAATCTGTTTCAGGTAAGAACTTTCCGTGTGGGTATTGTGGGCAATCTGGCGACCAGATTGGGAATCAGCTCCGTTCCGTTATTACTTCCGCTAATGATTCAGATTGCCTATAAACAGTCTGCAGTCACTTCGGGCTGGATCATTGCTCCTATGGCTTTGACGGCTATCTTCGGAAAATCATATGTTATTAAAATTTTAGATAAATATGGCTACCGCCAGACTTTGATGATTAATACATTCATCATCGGAACGCTGATATGCCTGCTTGCCATACCTGATATACACACATCTTTGTACTGGTTTGTTCCGATCATCGCAATATTAGGTTTTTTCAACTCTATACAGTTCACTTCCATGAATACTATTTCTATTGCCGATCTTCGTAACTTTCAGACCAGCAGCGGAAACTCTTTACTCTCAGTCAATCAACAGCTGGCGATAGGCTTCGGAATTGCCTTCGGACTGATTGTTTTAAAGTTATTTGAAAATACAGATCTTATTAATGGTGAAATCCATAATGCCTTCCGGTTAACCTTTCTCACGGTAGGAATATTAACAATTCTATCAGGATTGGTGTTCAGAAGACTCCATATTTCGGATGGAAAGAATATGAAGTCCAAGGAAGATTAAACAGATCTGATCGCAGCTTCATCCTTTTCCACGAACTTAACACAGATCAATGCTTTTCGCATATAACAATGGTAATTTTGTTTACATAAATCAACAATGTGATGGCAACTAAAAAAATAGAAATCGTAGTATCTCCAAAACCTGCGCACTTTGTAGGCGATGGGTTCAGGGTTCACAATTTCATTCCGGGAGTTCCTGGATTGGATATGAAAAGAATGGATCCGTTCATTATGCTTGATTATAATTCAAAATTTCATTTCAATGGTTCAGACAGACCAAGAGGTGTAGGAGTACATCCGCACAGAGGTTTTGAAACAGTAACGATAGCGTATAGCGGAAAAGTAGAACACCATGACAGCGCTGGCGGCGGCGGTGTGATCGGAGAAGGTGATGTTCAGTGGATGACTGCAGCCAAAGGAGTTCTTCACAAGGAATATCATGAAACAGAATGGGCAAAAGAAGGAGGAATTTTTCAGATGGTTCAGCTTTGGGTGAATCTTCCGGCAAAAGATAAAATGAGCTGCCCAAAATACCAGGCTATTGAAAACTCCAAAATGGAAAGAGTTGATCTCGGTGATAATGGTTTTATTGAAGTAATTGCCGGAGACTATGATGGTCATAAAGGACCTGCAAGCACTTTCACTCCGGTTCACATGATGAACGCAAAACTTAAAGCAGGAGGAAAAGCAGAATTTAGTTTCCCTGCTCATTTCAATACCGCGGCTTTGGTGATTGAGGGAAGTATTATTATTAATGGAGAAGAGAATGTTAAATCCGATCATTTTGTATTGTTTAAAAATGAAGGCGAAACATTTACCATCGAAGCAAAGGAAGATGCTGTTGTTTTAATCATCAGTGGTGAGCCTATCAATGAACCTATTTACCCTCATGGTCCTTTTGTGATGAATTCCAGAGAAGAAATTATGCAGGCTTTTGAGGATTTTAATACCGGAAAATTCGGATACCTGGAAGATTAAAAGATTTAAATTTATCTTAATCTTTGATTATTCCTTTTTTATTAACTTTATATAATGGCAAACCTTATAGGTTTTATGAACCTATAAGGTTTAATTGTCTTAACAAGCAATTTCCTGCATTTATAGGAAATGCAGCACCCTTAGTACAAATATTATGAAACCAGAATTTGAAAATATACCTCTTGTAAAAGCCGAAAAAAGATTTGAAATAGAATTCAACGGACATTATGCATTCATCGATTACCGTGAAACCATGCACCAGATTTCTTTGATACATACAGAGGCAGAACCGGAACTGGCAGGAACCGGCGCAGCAGCTGCGGTAGTAGAAAAAACTTTGAATTTTATTGAGGAAAGCGGAAAAAAACTTCTTCCCTTCTGTCCTTATGTTTTCGCCTTTATTAAGAAACACCCTGAATGGAAACGTATCGTGGATGAGAGATTTGAAGGCTACGACAAACTTTAAACCTTCATCAGAACTCATCAATTTATTTAAATAACATTTTAAAAAGTATCACATCATTATGTCAAATATTGGACTTATTATTGAAGAAAAAGCAGCAGATATCGGAAATTTCCTGGTAGGAAGACTTCTTCCTTTCCGTGAGAAAAGAGCCGTTGGACCTTTTGTTTTTATCGACCACATGGGGCCTTCAGAATTAAAAGATTATCAGAATCTTGATGTTCCGCCACATCCGCATATCGGATTATCTACCTTAACTTACCTGTTGGAAGGGTCTATCTTTCACAGAGACAGCATTGGAAGTGCTATAGAAATAAAACCGGGTGCCGTCAACTGGATGACTGCCGGAAAAGGAGTGGTACATTCAGAAAGAACGCCTGAATATTTAAGACACAGTGATAAAAGGCTTCACGGATTTCAGATCTGGGTGGGTCTTCCAAAGCATCTTGAGCAGTCTGAGCCTACTTTTCATCATATTGAAGCGGATGAAATTCCGGTCTGGGAAGAAGATGGTATTCAGTATAAATTAATTGCCGGTGAAGCATTCGGAAGAACATCTGCAGTTCCGGTACACAGCAAATTATTTTTCCTTGAAATTAAAACAAAAGAAGCAAGAAAAATCAGCATTGGAAAAGATCTTTATGGAGAAGCAGCCATGTATGTTCTGGATGGAACTGTAACCACCGATGGAAACTCTTATGGTTCCAAACAGCTGATGATTGCCAAAGATACCAAGCTTTGCGAATTTGAAATGAGCGAAAACGGAACGGTTTATCTTTTTGGTGGTGAGCCATTCGATGAAGAGCGTTTTATATTCTGGAATTTTGTTAACTCTGACAAAGAATTAATTGAACAGGCAAAGGTAAACTGGAATGATCAGAATCACGAAGCATTTCCTCTGGTTCCAGGTGACGAAAATGAATATGTGCCGCTTCCTAAGGCTATTTTAAACAGAAAATAACTTCAGTTCAGATTATTAACTATGAAAATATTAGCATTTGCCGGAAGTACATCTTCCACGTCTATCAACAGGGAACTGGTAAAATTTGTTCTGAAAGATTTTCAGGATGAGGAAATCAATCTGATTGACCTCAACGATTTTACGATGCCCGTATTCTCTGTAGACCTTGAAAAGAAAGGTTTTCCGGATGAAGCGCATCAGTTTTTAAAAGCGATTGAGGAATGTGATGTGATCATCTGCTCTCTTGCTGAGCACAACCGTTCTTACAGTGCAGCTTTTAAAAATGTTTTTGACTGGGCTTCAAGAATTAACGTAAAAGTATTTCAGAATAAACCCATGCTTCTGATGAGCACTTCTCCAGGAGGCTATGGCGGCGGAAATGTGATGAATACGGCAAAAACATTTTTCCCACAGTTTGCGGCAGACATTAAGGATACTTTTTCATTGCCAAAATTCTATGAAAATTTTGATCTGGAAAGCGGGGTCATCAATCCGGATATGCTGAATGATCTGAAAGGTAAAATACAAAACTTTAAAAATCAGATAAAGTAAATGAACAAAGGAAGACTGGAGGCGTTCAGTGATGGTGTCCTTGCTATTATTATCACCATTATGGTACTTGAACTGAAAGTACCTGAAGGAAATAGCTGGGCCAGTGTCAAACCTCTTCTTCCTAAGTTTCTGGCTTATATTTTCAGTTTTATATATGTAGGAATCTACTGGAACAATCATCATCATTTGTTCCAGACAGTAAAGAAAGTAAATGGCAGCATTCTCTGGGCCAATCTTCACCTTCTGTTCTGGCTTTCTCTGATGCCTGTTGCTACGGAATGGATCGGGACAACAAATTTTGCAAAAAATCCCGTTGCAGTCTATGGTATCGGGCTCATTATGTCGGCTATTGCCTATACTATTCTGGAACATGTTATTATCCGTTGTGAAGGGGAAGATTCAAAACTGAAAGAAGCCATCCATTCGAAATATAAAGAGTATATCTCAATTGTATTTTATGTCCTGGGAATCGCTACTTCATTTTTTTATCCTTATATTGCCATAGGTTTTTATTATATCGTGGCTCTTATATGGCTGATTCCAGACAGAAGAATCGAAAAAACATTAAAAGAAAATTGATATGGAAACACACGAATATCCTAATGGAAACATTACTGTCATCTGGCAGCCTAAGAAATGCATCCACTCTGCCATATGTGTAAAAACACTTCCAAAAGTCTATAATCCTAAAGAAAGACCGTGGATAAAAGCAGAAAACGCAAGTCCTGAAGAACTCAAAAATCAAATAGACTTATGCCCTTCAGGTGCATTAAGTTATAAATTCAATACAGAAAAATAATGGCGGTAACGGTAAAAGCAAGTTTAGGAAAAACAAAATATTATACAGAAGTAACAGCCGGCGAAAACACAATCATTACGGATGAACCGATTGATAAAGGCGGACAGAACAAGGGTTTCAATCCGCTGGAAATTTTGGCTACGTCATTGGCAAGCTGTACCGCAGCTACATTGAGAATGTATATTGAAAGAAAAGAATGGGATGTGGAAAACATCAATGTAGAAGTAGAGCTTGAAAATTTCCCATTAACAAAAAGAGCTGTTTTCAAAAGAGATATCAGCTTTGAAGGTATTCTGGATGATGAGCAGCGTAAAAGGCTGCACACTATTGCAGACGCATGCCCTGTTCACAAAATATTAACCAACGACATAGAAATACTAACTAAATTCTCATAATATGATCGAAGTAAAACAAAACAACGACGAAAAACACGGAAGTTTTGAAGCTTTCATAGATGGAAGACGCGCAGGAATGATGACGTATACCTGGGCCGGAGAAGAAAGATTTATTATAGACCACACCGAGGTGGAAGAAGCTTACAACGGAAAAGGCGTAGGCAAGGAAATGCTTCTGGCAGCCGTAGATTTTGCCAGAAAAAATGACAAGAAGATTATTCCCCTCTGCCCTTTCGCTAAGGCAAGTTTCCAGAAAAGTGAGGAACTTCAGGATGTTTTAGTGAATTAGTCACTGTATTACCCTTACGATACAACCCTTCCGGACAGTCTCTGGAAGGGTTTTTATTTTTAATGAAAAACATTGGCTGAAAGTAAATTAACAATTGTAATCTGCCAGGAAATGAACAGGTTTTTAAATTCATGATTCACGACTGATCTTTTTTATATATTTGCTAAAATTTAAAAATCAAGAATGAATCCAGGAACTATCCTTTTGTTATTTGTTTTCGTCTATTTTATCGGTCTTTTGGTGATTTCTTATTTCACCAGCCGGAATTCTGACAACCAGTCTTTTTTTATCGGTAACAAAAAGAGTAAATGGTGGCTCGTAGCATTCGGAATGATAGGAACCAGCTTAAGCGGGGTTACTTTTATTTCAGTTCCGGGAACCGTCGGAAAAATGACCGGCTCCGAATATATTTACGGAGGTTTTGAGTACTATATGATGGTGATCGGTTTCTTCATCGGATATTTTATTGTAGCAGCGATACTTTTACCGCTTTATTACAAGATGAATCTAACCTCTATTTATACGTATCTGGGGAAAAGATTCAATGTGGAGGCGCATAAAATCGGTTCTATCTTTTTTATTATTTCAAGAGCAATTGGAGCTACCGCAAGATTATACCTGGTAGTGAATGTTTTACAGATATTTTTACTTGAAGGATTGGGAGTTCCGTTTTGGGTAACTTCCCTTGTACTTCTGCTGATGGTACTTCTGTACACTTTTGAAGGCGGTGTAAAAACGATTGTTATTACAGATACCCTGCAGACTTCATTTATGATCATCAGCCTTGTAGCATGTATCGTTTATATTTTATCTAATCTGAATTTATCATTCGGTGAAGCTTATACGATTCTGGAACAGAAAAACTATACGCATTTCATCAATTTTGATCCTAATTCCAAAACCTTTTTCCTGAAAACCATTCTGGGAGGAATTTTCATTACCATTGCTATGACGGGACTGGATCAGGAAATGATGCAGAAAAATATATCAGTAGACAATCTTAAGAATTCAAAGAAAAATATGCTGACCTTCGCCGGAACACTTCTTATCGTGAACCTTGCATTCCTATTCCTGGGAGGGTTGCTATACCTTTTTGCGCTGCAGCATGGAGCGGAATATGGGACTATAAACGGTGAAACAGTAACAAATATTTTCGGATTTAAAGACCCTTCAGGAAACATTAAAAATGTAATGGGAGACGATCTTTTCCCGGCTTTATCGCTTCAGGGATATTTTCCTATGGCTATTTCCGTTATTTTCATCATCGGATTAATTTCAGCCTTATTTCCTTCTGCAGACGGTGCTTTAACAGCTGTAACAAGCTCATATTGTGTAGATTTATTAAACCTTAATGAGGATAAAACCAAAACTGAAAAAGAGAAGAAACGTCTTCGTATGAAAGTGCATTTAACTTTCACTGTCGTTTTCTTTATTCTGATCATGGTTTTCAAGGCATTAAATGATAAATCCATTGTGTACCTGATCATGGAAATTGCAGGATATACCTATGGACCGCTTTTAGGACTTTTCGCCTTTGGAATTTTCACCAGGTTCCAGATTTCAAGAAAATATTCAATTCTTGCGGTAACTATTTTTGCCCCTATCCTGACCTATTTAATCAATCTTGCTGTTACCACGTATACAGATTACAGAATCGGTGTAGAACTGATTGTTCTTAACGGATTGCTGACC
Encoded here:
- a CDS encoding GNAT family N-acetyltransferase, giving the protein MKPEFENIPLVKAEKRFEIEFNGHYAFIDYRETMHQISLIHTEAEPELAGTGAAAAVVEKTLNFIEESGKKLLPFCPYVFAFIKKHPEWKRIVDERFEGYDKL
- a CDS encoding MFS transporter translates to MTEANTQQTSVKKILPLILATAIFMQMLDSTILNTSLPAIAKDLNESPLNMQNAIISYVLTLAVFMPASGFLADRFGTKKIFIFSLVLFSLGSLFCSLSQNLTHLVISRVVQGVGGSLMTPVGKLALIKTFDKNELLKAMNFAIIPALIGPVLGPLVGGYMVDYLSWHWIFLINIPIGVLGILLGLKFMPNYKSDDVDFDLKGFLIFAAASLLLSVSLELFGDIQNITPVLLVFIMGFLFLYYYYKHAKRGGNPIFPLNLFQVRTFRVGIVGNLATRLGISSVPLLLPLMIQIAYKQSAVTSGWIIAPMALTAIFGKSYVIKILDKYGYRQTLMINTFIIGTLICLLAIPDIHTSLYWFVPIIAILGFFNSIQFTSMNTISIADLRNFQTSSGNSLLSVNQQLAIGFGIAFGLIVLKLFENTDLINGEIHNAFRLTFLTVGILTILSGLVFRRLHISDGKNMKSKED
- a CDS encoding GNAT family N-acetyltransferase; translation: MIEVKQNNDEKHGSFEAFIDGRRAGMMTYTWAGEERFIIDHTEVEEAYNGKGVGKEMLLAAVDFARKNDKKIIPLCPFAKASFQKSEELQDVLVN
- a CDS encoding NADPH-dependent FMN reductase, which codes for MKILAFAGSTSSTSINRELVKFVLKDFQDEEINLIDLNDFTMPVFSVDLEKKGFPDEAHQFLKAIEECDVIICSLAEHNRSYSAAFKNVFDWASRINVKVFQNKPMLLMSTSPGGYGGGNVMNTAKTFFPQFAADIKDTFSLPKFYENFDLESGVINPDMLNDLKGKIQNFKNQIK
- a CDS encoding pirin family protein is translated as MATKKIEIVVSPKPAHFVGDGFRVHNFIPGVPGLDMKRMDPFIMLDYNSKFHFNGSDRPRGVGVHPHRGFETVTIAYSGKVEHHDSAGGGGVIGEGDVQWMTAAKGVLHKEYHETEWAKEGGIFQMVQLWVNLPAKDKMSCPKYQAIENSKMERVDLGDNGFIEVIAGDYDGHKGPASTFTPVHMMNAKLKAGGKAEFSFPAHFNTAALVIEGSIIINGEENVKSDHFVLFKNEGETFTIEAKEDAVVLIISGEPINEPIYPHGPFVMNSREEIMQAFEDFNTGKFGYLED
- a CDS encoding TMEM175 family protein; this translates as MNKGRLEAFSDGVLAIIITIMVLELKVPEGNSWASVKPLLPKFLAYIFSFIYVGIYWNNHHHLFQTVKKVNGSILWANLHLLFWLSLMPVATEWIGTTNFAKNPVAVYGIGLIMSAIAYTILEHVIIRCEGEDSKLKEAIHSKYKEYISIVFYVLGIATSFFYPYIAIGFYYIVALIWLIPDRRIEKTLKEN
- a CDS encoding (4Fe-4S)-binding protein — encoded protein: METHEYPNGNITVIWQPKKCIHSAICVKTLPKVYNPKERPWIKAENASPEELKNQIDLCPSGALSYKFNTEK
- a CDS encoding sodium:solute symporter, which encodes MNPGTILLLFVFVYFIGLLVISYFTSRNSDNQSFFIGNKKSKWWLVAFGMIGTSLSGVTFISVPGTVGKMTGSEYIYGGFEYYMMVIGFFIGYFIVAAILLPLYYKMNLTSIYTYLGKRFNVEAHKIGSIFFIISRAIGATARLYLVVNVLQIFLLEGLGVPFWVTSLVLLLMVLLYTFEGGVKTIVITDTLQTSFMIISLVACIVYILSNLNLSFGEAYTILEQKNYTHFINFDPNSKTFFLKTILGGIFITIAMTGLDQEMMQKNISVDNLKNSKKNMLTFAGTLLIVNLAFLFLGGLLYLFALQHGAEYGTINGETVTNIFGFKDPSGNIKNVMGDDLFPALSLQGYFPMAISVIFIIGLISALFPSADGALTAVTSSYCVDLLNLNEDKTKTEKEKKRLRMKVHLTFTVVFFILIMVFKALNDKSIVYLIMEIAGYTYGPLLGLFAFGIFTRFQISRKYSILAVTIFAPILTYLINLAVTTYTDYRIGVELIVLNGLLTFIGLWLVKNKQHLKVV
- a CDS encoding pirin family protein, coding for MSNIGLIIEEKAADIGNFLVGRLLPFREKRAVGPFVFIDHMGPSELKDYQNLDVPPHPHIGLSTLTYLLEGSIFHRDSIGSAIEIKPGAVNWMTAGKGVVHSERTPEYLRHSDKRLHGFQIWVGLPKHLEQSEPTFHHIEADEIPVWEEDGIQYKLIAGEAFGRTSAVPVHSKLFFLEIKTKEARKISIGKDLYGEAAMYVLDGTVTTDGNSYGSKQLMIAKDTKLCEFEMSENGTVYLFGGEPFDEERFIFWNFVNSDKELIEQAKVNWNDQNHEAFPLVPGDENEYVPLPKAILNRK
- a CDS encoding OsmC family protein — encoded protein: MAVTVKASLGKTKYYTEVTAGENTIITDEPIDKGGQNKGFNPLEILATSLASCTAATLRMYIERKEWDVENINVEVELENFPLTKRAVFKRDISFEGILDDEQRKRLHTIADACPVHKILTNDIEILTKFS
- the asnB gene encoding asparagine synthase B; translation: MCGIVCLFDAKQKTEVLRPQVLEMSKKIRHRGPDWSGVFQDEKVIFSHERLAIVDPTSGKQPLFTKDGKVVLAVNGEIYNHRELKVEFPDYEFQTQSDCEVILALYRKYGKDFVEKLNGIFAFALYDTENDVYLIARDHMGICPLYQGWDKNGNYYVASELKALEGVCKKIETFLPGHFVYSKDGAELQQWYTRDWDSFDHVKDNETDISKLRKGLEDAVHRQLMSDVPYGVLLSGGLDSSVISAITAKFARQRIESGDTQEAWYPRLHSFAVGLVGSPDLAAAQKAAEHIGSVHHEVNFTVQEGLDAVRDVIYHLETYDVTTIRASTPMYLLARVIKSMGIKMVLSGEGSDELFGGYLYFHKAPDAKEFHDETVRKLGKLHLYDCLRANKALMSWGIEGRVPFLDKEFMDIAMTINPQDKMISTAEGKIEKWVLRKAFEDLLPDSIVWRQKEQFSDGVGYSWIDTLKEVAEREVTDEMMANARFRFPLNTPQNKEEYRYRTIFEEHFPSETAAATVPSVPSVACSTPIALEWDEAFKKMNDPSGRAVKVHETSY